In Polaribacter sp. L3A8, a genomic segment contains:
- a CDS encoding SHOCT domain-containing protein, giving the protein MNAIFTDASFQNMMSVANKYGISANAVTDLTQRLMSSNGSMAQFNIPELGGGGQWMQGGMTMVGDMFNNNLKYLVDGLCVDLSNLIHQGAIQYKPLPKLENQPGGFSGNWWGDLGFPNSTGSQNGTSYAIFNGIHRLAIQENGKVTVFDTLDHNIGGVGQQQGGNYSVTFTSQYGNVNLGSLPIVSGGDSVQKSQPIQNNDIQNNVVENIVAPIIDAPMQAVNNTNNTAFEEDIFVKIEKLAGLKDKGILSVEEFENKKSDLLNRL; this is encoded by the coding sequence ATGAATGCAATATTCACAGATGCTAGTTTTCAAAACATGATGAGCGTAGCAAATAAATACGGAATAAGTGCGAACGCTGTTACAGACTTAACACAAAGACTTATGAGTAGCAATGGCTCTATGGCACAGTTTAATATTCCTGAGTTAGGAGGAGGAGGCCAGTGGATGCAAGGTGGTATGACAATGGTTGGTGATATGTTTAATAATAATCTTAAATATTTGGTAGATGGTCTTTGTGTAGATTTATCTAATTTAATACACCAAGGTGCAATACAATACAAACCTTTACCAAAGTTAGAAAACCAACCAGGTGGATTTTCTGGTAATTGGTGGGGAGATTTAGGTTTCCCTAATTCTACAGGTAGTCAAAACGGAACCAGTTATGCTATTTTTAATGGTATTCATCGTTTGGCTATTCAAGAAAATGGAAAAGTAACGGTTTTTGATACTTTAGATCATAATATTGGTGGAGTTGGGCAACAACAAGGAGGTAATTATTCTGTTACTTTTACAAGTCAATATGGTAACGTAAATTTAGGTTCTTTACCAATTGTTTCTGGTGGAGATAGCGTACAGAAATCACAACCAATTCAGAATAATGATATTCAAAATAATGTTGTAGAAAACATTGTTGCTCCAATTATTGATGCACCAATGCAAGCAGTTAATAATACAAATAATACTGCTTTTGAAGAAGATATTTTTGTGAAAATAGAAAAATTAGCAGGGTTAAAAGACAAAGGAATTCTTTCTGTTGAAGAATTTGAAAATAAAAAATCTGATTTATTAAACAGACTGTAA
- the typA gene encoding translational GTPase TypA has product MQPIRNIAIIAHVDHGKTTLVDKIIDQAKILDDRKERTDLLLDNNDLERERGITILSKNVSVQYKDTKINVIDTPGHADFGGEVERVLKMADGVLLLVDAFEGPMPQTRFVLGKALALGLTPIVVVNKVDKENCTPDIVHEKVFDLMFALEATEEQLDFTTIYGSAKNNWMSTDWQNQTTDIVPLLDAVLESIPATKYNEGTAQMQITSLDFSKFTGRIAIGRVFRGDLEVGKEYSLCKADGSTKKVRIKELHVFEGMGKVQVDKVPCGDICAITGLDGFEIGDTVADLENPEALPRTEIDQPTMSMLFTINNSPFFGKEGKFVTSRHIRDRLFKELEKNLALKVETTDSEDKFNVFGRGVLHLSVLIETMRREGYELQVGRPQVIIKMIDGKKHEPMETLSIDVPEDMASKAINLVSLRKGDMLVMEPKGDLQHLEFSIPSRGLIGLRNKILTATGGTAIINHRFSEYGPYKGDFTEEVKGAIVSSAAGKATAYALNRLQDRGVFFIDVNQEIYIGQVIGENSKSDEMAVNLIKGKQLTNMRKSGTDEAMKIAPKVDFSLEENMEYIKADEYLEVTPESLRMRKIVFKG; this is encoded by the coding sequence ATGCAGCCAATTAGAAATATTGCTATTATAGCCCATGTCGATCACGGAAAGACAACGTTAGTAGATAAAATTATAGATCAAGCTAAAATTTTAGACGATCGTAAAGAACGTACAGATTTATTGTTAGATAATAACGATTTAGAGCGTGAAAGAGGAATTACTATTCTTTCTAAAAACGTATCTGTTCAATATAAAGACACAAAAATTAACGTAATTGATACTCCTGGTCACGCCGATTTTGGTGGAGAAGTAGAGCGTGTATTAAAAATGGCTGATGGTGTTTTATTATTAGTTGATGCATTTGAAGGACCTATGCCACAAACTCGTTTTGTATTAGGAAAAGCCTTAGCATTAGGATTAACACCTATTGTTGTTGTTAATAAAGTTGATAAAGAAAACTGTACTCCTGACATCGTTCATGAAAAAGTTTTTGATTTAATGTTTGCTTTAGAAGCTACAGAAGAGCAATTAGACTTTACTACAATTTATGGTTCTGCAAAGAACAACTGGATGTCTACAGATTGGCAAAACCAAACAACTGATATCGTTCCGTTATTAGATGCTGTTTTAGAATCTATTCCTGCAACTAAGTACAACGAAGGTACAGCACAAATGCAAATTACTTCTTTAGATTTTTCTAAATTTACAGGAAGAATTGCAATTGGACGTGTTTTTAGAGGAGACTTAGAAGTTGGTAAAGAATATAGTTTATGTAAAGCTGATGGTTCTACTAAAAAAGTAAGAATTAAAGAATTACACGTATTCGAAGGAATGGGTAAAGTACAAGTAGATAAAGTACCTTGTGGAGATATCTGTGCTATTACAGGTCTTGATGGATTTGAAATTGGTGATACAGTTGCAGATTTAGAAAACCCAGAAGCATTGCCTAGAACAGAAATTGACCAACCTACAATGAGTATGTTGTTTACAATTAACAATTCTCCTTTCTTTGGTAAAGAAGGTAAATTTGTTACTTCTCGTCATATTCGTGACAGACTGTTTAAAGAATTAGAAAAAAACTTAGCATTAAAAGTTGAAACTACTGATAGTGAAGATAAATTTAACGTTTTTGGACGTGGAGTTTTACACTTATCTGTATTGATTGAAACAATGCGTAGAGAAGGATATGAATTACAAGTGGGAAGACCACAAGTAATTATTAAAATGATTGATGGTAAGAAACATGAACCAATGGAAACATTGTCTATTGATGTACCAGAAGATATGGCTTCTAAAGCAATTAACTTAGTATCTCTTAGAAAAGGAGATATGTTAGTTATGGAACCAAAAGGAGATTTACAACACTTAGAATTTTCAATTCCTTCTAGAGGGTTAATTGGTTTAAGAAACAAAATTTTAACTGCAACTGGTGGTACTGCAATTATTAACCACAGATTTAGTGAATATGGTCCTTATAAAGGAGACTTTACTGAAGAGGTTAAAGGAGCAATTGTTTCTTCTGCAGCTGGTAAAGCAACTGCATATGCATTAAACCGTTTACAAGATAGAGGAGTTTTCTTTATCGATGTGAATCAAGAAATCTATATTGGTCAAGTAATTGGAGAAAACAGCAAATCTGATGAAATGGCTGTGAACTTAATTAAAGGAAAGCAATTAACAAACATGCGTAAATCTGGTACAGATGAAGCTATGAAAATTGCACCTAAAGTAGATTTCTCTTTAGAAGAAAACATGGAATACATTAAAGCAGATGAGTACTTAGAAGTAACTCCAGAAAGCTTACGTATGCGTAAAATTGTTTTTAAAGGATAA
- the moeB gene encoding molybdopterin-synthase adenylyltransferase MoeB has protein sequence MMLTSEEKKQYNRHLILNEIGAEGQLKLKQAKVLVIGAGGLGCPVLQYLTAAGVGTIGIIDDDVVDQSNLQRQILYTVDDIGLSKAKTAVKRLSRLNPFVKFDVYNEKLTRENAILVFSNYDIIVDGSDNFSTRYLANDAAVITNKPLVYGAVFKFEGQVSVFNYKGSGTYRCLYPTPPKPNESPNCSEIGVLGVLPGIIGSLQANETLKIICGIGAVLANKLLIYDSLQMNQMLLKYDKDTKTNVTALETDYDFFCGILSKEEISLEMFQKNKEKYNLLDVREIREREEYHIGGQHIPLGELLERLDEVHHNKDLVVYCQSGVRSGRAIEILSEHNFKAKTLNLKGGCV, from the coding sequence ATCATGCTTACATCAGAAGAAAAAAAGCAATACAATCGTCATTTAATTTTAAATGAAATAGGAGCGGAAGGACAATTAAAACTAAAACAAGCCAAAGTTTTGGTTATTGGAGCTGGCGGATTAGGTTGCCCTGTTTTACAATATTTAACTGCTGCAGGTGTTGGTACAATTGGTATTATTGATGATGATGTGGTAGATCAAAGTAATTTGCAACGTCAGATTTTATATACGGTTGATGATATTGGTTTGTCAAAAGCTAAAACAGCGGTAAAACGATTGTCGAGATTAAATCCGTTTGTGAAATTTGATGTCTATAATGAGAAATTAACCAGAGAAAATGCCATTTTAGTATTCAGTAATTACGATATTATTGTAGACGGGAGTGATAATTTTTCTACACGTTATTTAGCAAACGATGCGGCTGTTATCACTAATAAACCTTTAGTTTACGGAGCTGTTTTTAAGTTTGAAGGTCAGGTTAGTGTTTTTAATTATAAAGGAAGTGGTACCTATCGCTGTTTATATCCAACGCCACCAAAACCAAACGAATCTCCAAATTGTTCAGAAATAGGGGTTTTAGGCGTGTTACCCGGAATTATAGGGAGTTTACAAGCCAATGAAACTCTTAAGATTATTTGTGGAATAGGAGCCGTTTTAGCCAATAAATTATTGATTTACGATTCTTTACAAATGAATCAAATGCTATTGAAGTATGATAAAGATACTAAAACGAACGTTACTGCTTTAGAAACTGATTATGATTTTTTCTGTGGAATTTTATCCAAAGAAGAAATTTCTTTAGAAATGTTTCAGAAGAATAAAGAAAAGTATAATTTATTAGATGTACGAGAAATTAGGGAAAGGGAAGAATATCACATCGGAGGGCAACATATTCCTTTAGGAGAGTTATTAGAACGTTTAGATGAGGTGCATCATAATAAAGATTTAGTGGTTTATTGTCAATCTGGTGTGAGAAGTGGAAGAGCAATTGAAATTTTATCTGAGCATAATTTTAAAGCGAAAACGTTAAATTTAAAAGGAGGTTGTGTCTAA
- the thiH gene encoding 2-iminoacetate synthase ThiH: MSHFKELFDTYNWDFSLKSIFDKTTVEVKQALLKDKLDLEDFKALISPAAKPFLEEMAHKSQFLTKKRFGNTMQMYVPMYLSNECQNICTYCGFSMTNKIPRRTLTDAEILKEVAFLKAKGYDHILLVTGEANKTVGVEYFKNAIQLIRSQFSNITIEVQPLDQDEYEILVENGLYAVLVYQETYHRDEYKKHHPKGKKSNFDYRLDTPDRLGKAGVHKIGLGSLFGLEDWRADSFFTALHLKYLQKTYWKTKYSISFPRLRPHSGGLEPKVEMTDSDLVQLICAFRLFDEDIELSMSTRESEVFRNHIVNLGITSISAESKTNPGGYTVEPQSLEQFEISDERSTEDVVQMLKNQDLEVVWKDWEHFK; this comes from the coding sequence ATGAGTCATTTTAAAGAACTTTTTGATACCTATAATTGGGATTTCAGTCTAAAAAGTATTTTTGATAAAACAACTGTTGAGGTAAAACAAGCTTTATTAAAAGACAAACTAGATTTAGAAGATTTTAAAGCCTTAATTTCTCCTGCTGCAAAACCATTTTTAGAAGAAATGGCGCATAAAAGTCAGTTTTTAACTAAGAAGCGTTTTGGTAATACCATGCAAATGTATGTACCAATGTATTTGAGTAACGAATGCCAGAATATTTGCACGTATTGTGGTTTTAGTATGACGAACAAAATACCGAGACGAACGTTAACAGATGCAGAAATTTTAAAGGAAGTCGCTTTTTTAAAAGCGAAAGGATACGATCATATTTTGTTGGTAACAGGAGAAGCAAATAAAACGGTAGGAGTTGAGTATTTTAAAAATGCTATTCAATTAATTCGTTCTCAGTTTTCGAATATTACCATAGAAGTTCAACCTTTAGACCAAGACGAGTATGAAATTTTGGTAGAAAACGGATTGTATGCTGTTTTGGTGTATCAAGAAACCTATCACAGAGACGAGTATAAAAAACATCACCCGAAGGGAAAAAAATCTAATTTCGATTATCGTTTAGATACTCCAGATCGTTTAGGAAAAGCAGGAGTTCATAAAATTGGTTTGGGTTCTTTATTCGGATTAGAAGATTGGAGAGCGGATAGTTTTTTTACAGCTTTACATTTAAAATATTTACAAAAAACGTATTGGAAAACAAAGTATTCGATTTCTTTTCCAAGATTACGTCCGCATTCTGGCGGATTAGAGCCAAAAGTAGAAATGACAGATAGTGATTTAGTGCAACTAATTTGTGCGTTTCGTTTGTTTGATGAAGACATAGAATTATCGATGTCTACCAGAGAAAGTGAGGTTTTTAGAAATCACATTGTTAATTTGGGTATTACCTCTATAAGTGCAGAATCTAAGACAAATCCCGGAGGTTATACGGTAGAACCACAATCTTTAGAACAATTCGAAATTTCTGATGAAAGAAGTACTGAGGACGTTGTACAAATGTTGAAAAACCAAGATTTAGAAGTGGTTTGGAAAGATTGGGAACATTTTAAGTAA
- a CDS encoding thiazole synthase gives MSQKLKIADKEFTSRLFTGTGKFSSSKLMKEALLASESELITVALKRVDVQDEEDDILSHLNHKHINLLPNTSGVRTAKEAVFAAELSREALETNCVKLEIHPDPRYLLPDPIETLKAAEELVKLGFVVMPYIHADPVLCKRLEEVGVQCVMPLGAPIGSNKGLKTVDFLNIIIEQSNVPVIVDAGIGAPSHAAYAMELGADAVLVNTAIAVSQNPVAMAKAFKMAVEAGRMAFEAKLAPRSEMAIASSPLTSFLN, from the coding sequence ATGAGTCAAAAATTAAAAATTGCAGATAAAGAATTTACTTCTCGTTTATTTACAGGGACAGGAAAATTTAGTTCATCAAAATTAATGAAAGAAGCATTATTGGCTTCCGAAAGTGAGTTGATAACAGTTGCTTTAAAAAGAGTAGATGTTCAGGATGAGGAAGATGATATTTTATCACATTTAAATCATAAGCATATCAACTTATTACCAAATACCTCTGGAGTAAGAACCGCAAAAGAAGCTGTTTTTGCAGCAGAATTGTCTAGAGAAGCTTTAGAAACCAATTGTGTAAAATTAGAAATTCATCCAGATCCAAGATACTTATTGCCAGATCCTATAGAAACGCTAAAAGCAGCAGAAGAATTAGTTAAATTAGGTTTTGTAGTAATGCCTTATATTCATGCAGATCCTGTTTTGTGTAAGCGTTTAGAAGAAGTTGGTGTACAATGTGTAATGCCTTTAGGTGCACCAATCGGTAGTAATAAAGGATTGAAAACGGTAGATTTTTTAAACATTATTATAGAACAATCTAACGTACCAGTAATTGTAGATGCGGGTATTGGTGCGCCATCTCACGCAGCGTATGCAATGGAATTAGGTGCAGATGCTGTTTTGGTAAACACGGCAATTGCGGTTTCTCAAAACCCTGTTGCGATGGCAAAAGCCTTTAAAATGGCAGTGGAAGCGGGAAGAATGGCGTTTGAAGCAAAATTAGCTCCGCGAAGTGAAATGGCAATTGCAAGTAGTCCGTTAACGAGTTTTTTAAATTAA
- the thiE gene encoding thiamine phosphate synthase, protein MIHKLHYISQGETPKEHLENIQKACVVGADWVQLRLKNSDAKTILETAKEAREITTRFKAKLIINDYYKVGKEIKADGVHLGKTDECPSKVRAFLGTSYIIGGTANTLEDCRNLLDKKVDYIGLGPYQFTKTKKNLSPVLGVEGYKKLIEELQTETPIIAIGGIALKDVTKITNTGIYGIAISGAITKDVTSIAKFQEILN, encoded by the coding sequence ATGATTCATAAATTACACTATATATCGCAAGGTGAAACGCCCAAAGAACATTTAGAAAACATACAAAAAGCGTGTGTTGTTGGTGCAGATTGGGTGCAATTACGTTTAAAAAACAGTGATGCTAAAACCATTTTAGAAACGGCAAAAGAAGCAAGAGAAATAACAACCCGCTTTAAAGCCAAATTAATTATAAATGATTATTACAAGGTTGGCAAAGAAATAAAAGCAGACGGGGTTCATTTAGGAAAAACAGATGAATGTCCTTCAAAAGTTCGTGCTTTTTTAGGAACATCTTACATTATTGGAGGAACAGCAAATACATTAGAAGATTGCAGAAACCTACTAGATAAAAAAGTAGATTATATTGGTTTAGGCCCTTATCAGTTTACAAAAACAAAAAAGAATTTAAGTCCGGTTTTAGGTGTCGAAGGATATAAAAAACTAATAGAAGAGTTACAAACAGAAACTCCAATAATAGCTATTGGCGGAATTGCTTTAAAAGACGTTACAAAAATTACAAATACAGGTATTTACGGAATTGCAATTTCTGGGGCAATCACAAAAGATGTAACTAGTATTGCTAAATTTCAAGAAATATTAAACTAA
- a CDS encoding hydroxymethylpyrimidine/phosphomethylpyrimidine kinase — MNQKNYILTIAGLDPSSGAGITSDIKTFEAHDLYGLSVCTAVTVQNDMEFTNCVWIEKDIILQQIEMLFKRFSIPVVKIGIIQSWEILLEVIQTLKKLNSDIKIVLDPILKASAGFTFHTIQDLDTFEKVLQNCSFITPNYDEIKALFPDKSIEETIEFISEKTNIYLKGGHRTDKKGWDEVYYNKIVKLNIAPITIKPIFEKHGSGCVLSAGLAANLSKEISLEDACRNTKLYTEQFLSSNESLFGTHNYQEK, encoded by the coding sequence TTGAATCAAAAAAACTACATACTTACCATTGCAGGTTTAGATCCATCAAGCGGAGCGGGAATCACATCAGATATAAAAACATTTGAGGCGCATGATCTATATGGATTATCAGTTTGTACGGCAGTTACGGTTCAAAATGATATGGAATTTACAAACTGTGTTTGGATAGAGAAAGATATTATTTTACAGCAAATAGAAATGCTTTTTAAACGCTTTTCAATTCCTGTCGTAAAAATAGGAATCATCCAATCTTGGGAAATTCTATTAGAAGTAATTCAAACCTTAAAAAAGTTAAATTCGGATATAAAAATAGTCTTAGATCCTATTTTAAAAGCAAGTGCAGGTTTTACATTTCATACTATTCAAGATTTAGACACTTTCGAAAAAGTATTACAGAATTGTTCTTTTATCACACCAAATTACGATGAAATAAAAGCATTGTTTCCAGATAAAAGCATTGAAGAAACGATCGAATTTATATCAGAAAAAACAAATATCTACCTAAAAGGCGGACATAGAACCGATAAAAAAGGTTGGGACGAGGTGTATTACAATAAAATAGTAAAACTCAATATTGCGCCAATAACAATAAAACCCATTTTTGAAAAACACGGAAGCGGTTGTGTTTTATCGGCAGGATTAGCGGCAAATTTATCAAAAGAGATTTCTTTAGAAGACGCTTGTAGAAACACAAAATTGTATACAGAACAGTTTTTAAGTTCTAACGAATCTTTATTTGGAACGCATAATTATCAAGAAAAATGA
- a CDS encoding thiamine phosphate synthase produces MIVLIAPEKDIPNEIDILSQLFEHGLRFYHFRKPEKNYEEHVAYLNQIDKEYHNRIVVHYHHELINEFNLKGIHFQEQKRIDHIDNPSEYFKNLNMYGKTISSSFHEPKVLEDCYFEFDYHLLSPVFSSISKEGYEGKGFDVNDINKTIVGMGGINSETIAETLELGFKGIGVLGGVWNAENPVESFKSIKEKFYSLV; encoded by the coding sequence ATGATAGTTCTTATTGCACCAGAAAAAGATATTCCGAATGAAATTGACATACTAAGCCAGTTGTTCGAACATGGTTTGCGTTTTTATCATTTTAGAAAACCCGAGAAAAACTACGAAGAGCACGTTGCATATTTAAATCAAATAGATAAAGAATACCACAACAGAATTGTAGTACATTATCATCATGAGTTAATAAATGAATTCAATTTAAAAGGGATTCATTTTCAAGAACAAAAACGCATAGATCATATCGATAATCCTAGTGAGTATTTTAAAAATTTAAATATGTATGGTAAAACAATTAGTTCTTCCTTTCATGAACCAAAGGTTTTAGAAGATTGTTATTTCGAGTTCGATTATCATTTATTAAGTCCGGTTTTTTCATCGATTTCTAAAGAAGGATACGAAGGCAAAGGTTTTGATGTAAACGATATCAATAAAACCATTGTTGGCATGGGCGGAATTAATTCTGAAACCATAGCAGAAACTTTAGAGTTAGGTTTTAAAGGAATTGGTGTACTAGGTGGAGTTTGGAATGCAGAAAACCCCGTAGAAAGTTTTAAAAGTATAAAAGAGAAGTTTTACTCGTTAGTTTAA
- the thiC gene encoding phosphomethylpyrimidine synthase ThiC, which produces MKSKDTAPKQDGITRHPFPNSTKVYVSGKIHPQIKVAMREIALSDTTDSMTKKKTPNEPVTVYDTSGPYTDPNKEINIHAGIERIREQWILDRRNVEQLDGFSSEYCNERLNDKSLDHMRFALLKKPLRAKKGQNVTQLHYAKQGMITPEMEYIAIRENQRIDEMTEIRKQHKGEHFGASIPDKITAEFVRSEVARGRAVIPSNINHPEAEPMILGRNFLVKINANIGNSAVTSSIEEEVEKAVWACRWGADNIMDLSTGENIHETREWIVRNSPVPIGTVPIYQALEKVNGVAEDLTWEIFKDTLIEQAEQGVDYFTIHAGVLLRYVPMTAKRVTGIVSRGGSIMAKWCLAHHKESFLYTHFEDICEILKQYDVAFSLGDGLRPGSVADANDEAQFAELETLGELTQIARKHEVQCFIEGPGHVPMHMIKENMEKQIEVCDEAPFYTLGPLTTDIAPGYDHITSGIGAAMIGWFGCAMLCYVTPKEHLGLPNKEDVRVGVVTYKLAAHAADLAKGHPGSQHRDNALSMARFEFRWHDQFNLGLDPERALEYHDETLPADGAKVAHFCSMCGPKFCSMKISQEVRDFAAENDIVDNEVIAKGFEEKSKEFKEKGSEVYL; this is translated from the coding sequence ATGAAGAGCAAAGACACCGCACCAAAGCAAGACGGAATTACAAGACATCCGTTTCCTAATTCTACAAAAGTGTATGTATCAGGTAAAATTCATCCACAGATTAAAGTCGCAATGCGAGAAATCGCATTGAGTGATACGACAGATTCTATGACGAAAAAGAAAACGCCAAACGAACCTGTTACTGTTTATGATACTTCTGGGCCTTACACAGATCCAAACAAAGAAATTAATATTCATGCTGGGATAGAAAGAATCCGTGAACAATGGATTCTAGACAGAAGAAACGTAGAACAATTAGATGGCTTTTCTTCTGAATATTGCAACGAGCGTTTAAACGATAAAAGTTTAGATCACATGCGTTTTGCCTTATTAAAGAAACCTTTAAGAGCAAAAAAAGGCCAAAACGTTACGCAATTACATTACGCAAAACAAGGTATGATTACTCCAGAAATGGAATACATTGCCATTCGAGAAAACCAACGAATAGATGAAATGACAGAGATTAGAAAGCAGCACAAAGGCGAGCACTTTGGCGCTTCTATTCCAGATAAAATTACGGCCGAATTTGTACGTTCAGAAGTCGCAAGAGGTCGTGCGGTAATTCCTTCAAATATCAATCACCCAGAAGCAGAACCTATGATTTTAGGTAGAAACTTCTTGGTTAAGATCAATGCAAACATTGGTAATTCTGCCGTAACATCTTCTATAGAAGAAGAAGTAGAAAAAGCAGTTTGGGCGTGTCGTTGGGGAGCAGATAATATTATGGATTTATCTACCGGAGAAAACATTCATGAAACGCGTGAGTGGATTGTTCGTAATTCTCCAGTACCAATTGGTACCGTGCCAATTTACCAAGCTTTAGAAAAAGTAAACGGAGTTGCAGAAGACTTAACGTGGGAGATTTTTAAAGATACCTTAATTGAGCAAGCAGAACAAGGTGTCGATTATTTTACCATTCACGCGGGTGTTTTGTTACGTTACGTACCAATGACTGCAAAACGTGTTACAGGTATTGTTTCTCGTGGCGGTTCTATCATGGCAAAATGGTGTTTAGCGCATCATAAAGAAAGCTTTTTGTACACACATTTCGAAGATATTTGTGAGATTTTAAAACAATACGATGTTGCTTTTTCTTTAGGTGATGGTTTACGTCCGGGTTCTGTAGCAGATGCAAATGACGAAGCGCAGTTTGCCGAATTAGAAACTTTGGGCGAGTTAACTCAGATTGCTCGTAAGCACGAAGTACAGTGTTTTATAGAAGGTCCAGGTCATGTGCCAATGCACATGATTAAAGAAAATATGGAAAAGCAAATTGAGGTTTGTGATGAAGCTCCTTTTTATACGTTAGGTCCTTTAACCACAGACATTGCACCAGGTTACGATCATATTACATCAGGAATTGGAGCGGCTATGATTGGTTGGTTTGGTTGCGCAATGTTGTGTTATGTTACGCCAAAAGAACATTTAGGTTTGCCAAACAAAGAAGACGTTCGTGTGGGTGTTGTTACTTATAAATTGGCAGCACATGCAGCAGATTTGGCAAAAGGGCATCCAGGTTCTCAGCATAGAGACAACGCCTTAAGTATGGCGCGTTTTGAGTTCCGTTGGCACGATCAGTTCAATTTAGGACTAGATCCAGAACGTGCTTTAGAATACCACGATGAGACGTTACCTGCCGATGGCGCAAAGGTTGCTCATTTTTGTTCTATGTGCGGACCGAAATTCTGTTCTATGAAAATATCGCAAGAAGTGCGTGATTTTGCTGCTGAGAACGACATTGTAGATAATGAAGTAATTGCAAAAGGCTTCGAAGAAAAATCGAAAGAATTTAAAGAAAAAGGATCGGAAGTGTATTTATAA
- the thiS gene encoding sulfur carrier protein ThiS produces MVNTNVGKSCLDLVIQNYLSTVYSKYFKNMITIKVNQENHQFSETLALAELIRFLEIKTNGIAVAINGSVVKKSDWSLRLLQNSDEVLIIKSTQGG; encoded by the coding sequence TTGGTTAATACCAACGTAGGAAAAAGTTGCTTAGATTTAGTTATACAAAACTACCTCTCTACGGTTTACAGTAAATATTTTAAAAATATGATTACTATAAAAGTAAACCAAGAAAATCATCAATTTTCAGAAACTTTAGCGTTAGCAGAATTAATTCGTTTTTTAGAAATAAAAACGAACGGAATTGCTGTTGCTATAAATGGCAGTGTAGTTAAAAAAAGCGATTGGTCTTTACGGTTACTTCAAAATAGTGATGAAGTTTTAATTATTAAATCCACACAAGGAGGTTAA
- a CDS encoding LETM1 domain-containing protein — MTSLEEIKLLVYRNKLRLEQELRQSKEAVYLIKKSTHANLTEEEKDKIKIQLLDICKAIPALAVFLLPGGALLLPLLIKLIPDILPSAFKDDLPNDKKQA; from the coding sequence ATGACAAGTTTAGAAGAAATAAAATTATTAGTTTATCGAAATAAACTAAGACTTGAGCAAGAATTAAGGCAAAGTAAAGAAGCTGTTTATTTAATAAAGAAATCTACACATGCTAATTTAACTGAAGAAGAAAAAGATAAAATTAAAATTCAGTTATTAGATATTTGCAAGGCAATACCAGCATTGGCGGTATTTTTATTACCTGGAGGTGCTTTGTTATTACCGCTTTTAATAAAACTAATTCCAGATATTCTACCATCTGCATTTAAAGATGATTTGCCAAATGATAAAAAACAGGCTTAA